A section of the Methanomassiliicoccales archaeon genome encodes:
- a CDS encoding translation initiation factor IF-2 subunit alpha, which produces MPKASEFPEEGELVVCTVQNVKNFGAFVTLDEYGNKEGFIHVRDVATGWVKYIRDYVREGQKIVTKVLGVDSSKGHIDLSLKSVNEHQRREKIQQWKNENKAEKLMEIVAERLGMTVDATLESFGYDLADKFGNLYAAFEACAASPTALQDAEVEGDWTTIFAEVAKENVTPPYVQISGYLELKCPAADGVDKIREALMAGLEAGEDRIKIQYI; this is translated from the coding sequence GAGTTTCCTGAGGAAGGCGAACTCGTTGTTTGCACAGTCCAAAACGTAAAGAACTTCGGTGCGTTCGTCACATTGGACGAATATGGGAACAAAGAAGGTTTCATCCACGTCAGGGATGTAGCCACGGGCTGGGTAAAGTACATCAGGGATTACGTCAGGGAAGGACAGAAGATAGTCACGAAGGTCCTTGGCGTCGATTCATCAAAGGGTCACATCGATCTTTCCCTGAAATCCGTAAACGAACACCAGCGCCGTGAGAAGATCCAACAGTGGAAGAATGAAAATAAAGCTGAGAAGCTTATGGAGATTGTCGCCGAGCGGTTAGGAATGACCGTCGACGCCACCCTTGAGAGCTTCGGGTATGATTTGGCCGACAAGTTCGGCAATCTGTATGCAGCTTTCGAGGCATGTGCCGCCAGTCCTACAGCTTTGCAGGACGCGGAAGTTGAAGGCGATTGGACCACGATCTTCGCCGAGGTAGCTAAAGAGAATGTCACCCCACCATACGTGCAGATATCTGGCTACCTGGAGCTCAAATGCCCCGCCGCCGATGGCGTGGACAAGATAAGGGAAGCGCTCATGGCGGGATTGGAGGCAGGGGAGGATCGCATCAAGATCCAGTACATC